Proteins encoded in a region of the Bacillus sp. T3 genome:
- a CDS encoding adenylyltransferase/cytidyltransferase family protein: MVPKKYNVGYTTGVFDLFHVGHLNILKRSKESCNYLIVGVSTDELVESYKNQKPVVPFEQRIKIVESIKYVDEVVIQTTMDKLDAWEKISFDVMFHGDDWKNSKLWKDYEDKFNKVGVSLVYFPYTKDTSSTMLKEKMKV, encoded by the coding sequence ATGGTTCCTAAAAAGTATAATGTCGGATATACAACTGGCGTATTTGATTTATTTCATGTTGGACACCTAAATATTTTAAAGAGATCAAAGGAAAGCTGTAACTATTTAATAGTGGGTGTAAGTACGGATGAATTAGTAGAAAGTTATAAAAATCAAAAGCCAGTAGTACCTTTTGAGCAAAGAATTAAGATTGTAGAATCTATAAAATATGTTGATGAAGTCGTTATACAAACTACAATGGATAAGTTAGATGCATGGGAAAAAATTAGTTTTGATGTAATGTTCCATGGTGATGATTGGAAAAATTCAAAATTATGGAAGGATTATGAAGATAAATTTAACAAAGTTGGAGTATCCTTAGTTTATTTTCCCTATACGAAGGATACTTCATCAACAATGTTAAAAGAAAAAATGAAGGTATAA
- a CDS encoding CDP-glycerol glycerophosphotransferase family protein yields MDSNPVIRNLIKKYITLMIIYIFNLFPINKNKVFLFSYYGSQYGCSPKYITEYILKNYPKGRFDIVWAFNDLKTKEHLTGFRKVRLMSIRYFYELCTSKVIITNFRTTDLFVKRKEQYYIQTWHSSLRLKQIEKDAEDTLPQSYIKMAKKDSVKCDLLLSGCQYSTKIFRNAFWYNGEILESGTPANDIFFEKNLGLKTLIVNKLNLPNGYKIALYAPTFRKDSGLDVYNLDYELIVNVLSEKFGENGYYYYDYILT; encoded by the coding sequence ATGGATTCGAATCCAGTTATAAGGAATTTGATAAAAAAATATATTACTTTAATGATAATTTATATTTTTAATCTTTTTCCAATAAATAAAAATAAAGTATTTTTATTTAGTTATTACGGAAGTCAATATGGCTGCAGTCCTAAATATATTACAGAATATATTCTGAAGAATTACCCAAAAGGTAGATTTGATATTGTATGGGCTTTCAATGATTTAAAAACCAAAGAACATTTAACCGGTTTTAGAAAAGTACGATTGATGTCGATTAGATATTTTTATGAATTATGTACATCAAAGGTGATAATAACAAATTTTAGAACTACAGATTTATTTGTGAAAAGGAAAGAACAATACTACATACAGACATGGCATAGTTCTTTGCGATTAAAGCAAATAGAAAAAGATGCAGAAGATACTTTACCACAGAGCTATATAAAAATGGCAAAAAAGGATTCTGTTAAATGTGATTTGTTATTGTCAGGTTGTCAATATAGTACAAAAATATTTAGAAATGCATTTTGGTACAATGGGGAAATTTTAGAAAGTGGGACTCCAGCAAATGATATATTTTTTGAAAAAAATTTGGGTCTTAAAACCTTAATTGTAAATAAATTAAACCTACCAAATGGTTATAAAATTGCATTATACGCACCAACTTTTAGAAAGGATAGTGGATTAGATGTTTACAATCTTGATTATGAACTAATTGTTAATGTGCTTTCAGAAAAATTTGGGGAGAATGGATATTACTATTACGATTACATCCTCACTTAA
- a CDS encoding glycosyltransferase: MKKVLFMLSSMNIGGVEKSFLSLLSKLSKDEYDITVLLLEKKGGFLEFVPDWVKIEEATWYKEVKPIIMQAPQQTVKDYLKQKKLHLVPSFVATYLISKYLDKRYLYYENVMKSVPFYKHIFDIAIAYHGPTDIIDFFIANKVNAKKKISWVHFDVSKHQINEKLYNKLYIKFDHLFIVSKEAKNKLVTKFPKISKKTLVIHNNVPKDVIMEMSKEKIEFDKGYEGYRIVTVGRLSVEKGQDLAVTVLSRLRKEGIEVRWYCIGEGKYRQNLERMIKEQDLEQHFILLGSSANPYPYMAQADIYVQTSRHEGFCITLAEAISLSKPIVSTNFIGAHEQIEEGINGFIVNTNEEEIYRKVKYLIKNEAVRNKFKQSQKVN, translated from the coding sequence ATGAAAAAAGTTTTATTTATGCTTAGCAGCATGAATATTGGTGGGGTTGAAAAATCATTTCTTTCCCTCCTTTCTAAATTATCAAAAGATGAGTATGATATTACCGTCTTGTTATTGGAAAAAAAAGGGGGATTCCTTGAATTTGTCCCTGATTGGGTGAAAATCGAAGAGGCAACATGGTACAAAGAAGTAAAACCCATTATTATGCAAGCTCCCCAGCAAACGGTGAAAGATTATTTAAAACAAAAGAAATTACACCTTGTACCTAGCTTTGTTGCTACGTATCTAATATCGAAATACCTAGATAAAAGGTACCTTTACTATGAAAATGTCATGAAATCTGTCCCTTTTTATAAACATATATTTGATATTGCGATAGCATATCATGGTCCAACTGATATTATTGATTTTTTTATAGCAAATAAAGTAAATGCTAAGAAAAAGATTTCCTGGGTTCATTTTGATGTGTCAAAGCATCAAATTAATGAAAAATTGTATAACAAGCTTTATATAAAATTCGATCATTTGTTTATTGTTTCAAAAGAGGCTAAAAACAAGTTGGTAACTAAGTTCCCAAAAATCTCAAAAAAAACATTAGTTATTCATAATAATGTTCCTAAAGATGTAATAATGGAAATGTCAAAAGAGAAGATAGAATTTGATAAAGGATACGAAGGTTATAGAATTGTAACAGTTGGTAGATTATCAGTGGAAAAAGGCCAGGACCTTGCTGTAACGGTATTATCGAGACTCCGAAAAGAGGGAATTGAAGTAAGATGGTATTGCATCGGAGAAGGTAAATATAGACAGAACCTTGAACGGATGATAAAGGAACAAGACCTGGAACAGCATTTCATTCTATTAGGCTCTTCAGCTAATCCTTATCCATATATGGCTCAGGCAGATATTTATGTACAAACTTCAAGGCACGAAGGTTTCTGTATAACTTTGGCGGAGGCAATAAGTTTATCTAAACCTATTGTATCCACAAATTTTATAGGGGCACATGAACAAATTGAAGAGGGTATTAATGGCTTTATTGTTAATACTAATGAAGAAGAAATCTATCGAAAAGTAAAATATTTAATTAAAAATGAGGCAGTACGAAATAAGTTTAAGCAATCACAAAAAGTTAATTAA
- a CDS encoding aminotransferase class I/II-fold pyridoxal phosphate-dependent enzyme → MVNVTSTKRIFLSSPHMSGNEQKYINEAFETNWIAPLGPNVDAFEEEIANYVGAKGAVAVSSGTAAIHLALSLLNIKKGDKVFCSSLTFIASANPIVYQGAEPVFIDSEPETWNMSPSALKDAMEEASKIGKLPKAVIVVNLYGQSAKIDEILSVCNEYDVPMIEDAAESLGANYKGQASGTFGKYGIYSFNGNKIITTSAGGMLVSDDVESLKKARFLATQAKDPALHYQHSKLGFNYRMSNILARIGRAQLEILEERVLARRQIFKNYLNELRHYPGFSFMPELKNTYSNRWLTALTIDEKESGISINSMITSLAEQNIEARPVWKPLHMQPLFKDTKYYTNNEFENVSEAIFNSGICLPSGSNLTEDEQHKVIDCIKKEIKYNS, encoded by the coding sequence ATGGTTAATGTAACTTCAACTAAAAGAATATTTCTCTCTTCTCCGCATATGAGCGGGAATGAACAAAAATATATTAATGAAGCTTTTGAAACAAATTGGATTGCTCCACTTGGACCAAATGTAGATGCATTCGAAGAAGAAATAGCAAATTATGTTGGAGCCAAAGGGGCTGTTGCGGTAAGTTCAGGTACTGCAGCAATTCATTTGGCTCTTTCTTTATTGAATATTAAGAAGGGTGACAAAGTTTTTTGTTCATCTCTAACCTTTATCGCAAGTGCCAATCCAATTGTGTACCAAGGTGCTGAACCAGTTTTTATTGATTCGGAACCAGAAACATGGAATATGTCTCCTAGTGCATTAAAGGATGCAATGGAAGAGGCTAGCAAGATTGGTAAATTACCAAAAGCTGTAATTGTTGTTAATTTATATGGCCAAAGTGCAAAAATAGACGAGATACTGTCAGTTTGCAATGAATATGATGTTCCCATGATAGAAGATGCAGCTGAATCACTAGGAGCAAATTATAAGGGACAGGCAAGTGGAACCTTTGGTAAATATGGTATTTACTCGTTTAATGGAAATAAAATAATTACCACTTCTGCTGGGGGAATGTTGGTTTCAGACGATGTGGAGTCGTTGAAAAAGGCAAGATTTTTAGCTACACAAGCCAAGGATCCTGCACTTCATTACCAACATAGCAAGTTAGGATTCAATTATCGAATGAGTAATATTTTAGCCAGGATTGGAAGAGCTCAGTTAGAGATATTAGAAGAGAGAGTCCTGGCGCGAAGGCAAATATTTAAAAACTATTTAAATGAATTAAGACACTATCCAGGATTTAGTTTTATGCCTGAACTAAAAAATACCTATTCAAATCGTTGGTTAACTGCTCTAACTATTGATGAGAAAGAATCAGGAATATCTATTAATTCAATGATAACCTCATTAGCCGAGCAAAATATTGAGGCACGTCCAGTTTGGAAACCTTTGCACATGCAACCTTTATTTAAAGACACTAAATATTACACTAATAATGAATTTGAAAATGTGTCAGAGGCGATATTTAATTCCGGTATTTGCTTACCATCTGGCTCTAATTTAACTGAAGATGAGCAGCATAAAGTAATTGATTGTATAAAAAAAGAGATAAAATATAATTCTTGA
- a CDS encoding CDP-glycerol glycerophosphotransferase family protein yields MWGEWILLLRLHPHLINISKQIKDTEKIINVTEYDDIQELMYTADLLISDYSAVMFSFLLTKKPCFLYVPDLENYVNNDRKLYFNISELPFVSAKTNNELTREILNFDMNNYLNKVNKMLEKINTYEDGNASKNLLDRIEKITK; encoded by the coding sequence ATTTGGGGAGAATGGATATTACTATTACGATTACATCCTCACTTAATTAATATATCAAAACAAATAAAAGATACTGAAAAAATTATTAATGTCACAGAATATGATGATATTCAGGAATTGATGTACACTGCAGATCTATTAATTTCTGATTATTCAGCTGTTATGTTTAGTTTTCTTCTTACAAAAAAACCATGTTTCTTATACGTTCCAGACTTAGAGAATTATGTGAATAATGATAGAAAATTATATTTTAATATAAGTGAACTTCCATTTGTTAGCGCAAAAACAAACAATGAACTTACGAGAGAAATATTAAATTTTGATATGAATAACTATTTGAATAAAGTAAATAAAATGCTAGAAAAAATTAACACTTATGAAGATGGAAATGCTAGTAAAAATTTATTGGATAGGATAGAGAAAATAACAAAATAA
- a CDS encoding acetyltransferase codes for MNIAIIGQGGHSKVITDLISLHNDHSIVGYFDDKHIDLTVKDNTYFGSILMVKEIKKLIKDLKIIIAIGNNKIRKTIIERLDLPNESYLSIIHPSAIISPSAKIGTGTVVMAKSVIQADAVIGRHSIINTNSVIEHDNRIGDFVHVSPNVTLTGSVQVEHGVHIGAGATVIPNTNIGEWSIIGAGASVINNIPPFCTAVGVPAKIKMKKIHGGV; via the coding sequence ATGAACATAGCAATTATTGGTCAAGGGGGACACAGCAAGGTTATCACAGATTTAATTTCTTTACATAATGACCACTCAATTGTTGGATACTTTGATGATAAACATATAGATCTAACTGTTAAAGATAATACCTATTTTGGTTCAATTTTAATGGTAAAAGAAATAAAGAAATTGATTAAGGACCTTAAAATAATTATTGCAATCGGAAACAACAAAATAAGGAAAACAATTATTGAAAGGCTCGACCTGCCTAATGAATCCTATTTATCAATCATACATCCCTCTGCAATTATTAGTCCAAGTGCAAAAATCGGAACTGGGACAGTTGTTATGGCAAAATCTGTAATTCAAGCTGATGCGGTAATTGGCAGACATTCTATTATTAACACGAATTCAGTGATTGAACACGACAACCGAATCGGTGATTTTGTTCACGTATCCCCAAATGTCACTCTGACGGGTTCTGTACAAGTTGAACATGGGGTACATATTGGTGCAGGAGCAACGGTAATTCCAAATACAAACATCGGGGAATGGTCTATCATTGGTGCAGGAGCCTCTGTGATTAACAATATTCCACCATTTTGTACTGCTGTAGGGGTTCCGGCAAAGATAAAAATGAAAAAGATTCATGGAGGTGTATAA
- a CDS encoding sugar transferase, translating into MKRVLDFFSALLLLMLTSPIMLFTVILVRIKLGTPTLFIQRRPGLFGKPFYLYKFRTMTDERDSKGYLLPDSIRLTAVGKFLRKFSLDELPQLINVLKGDLSLVGPRPLLMEYLPLYTPEQATRHNVRPGITGWAQVNGRNEISWEEKFAFDVWYVNHRSLLLDFKILWLTVLKVIRSEGINQLGNATIEPFKGSKY; encoded by the coding sequence ATGAAAAGAGTGCTAGATTTCTTCAGTGCATTATTACTTTTGATGTTAACATCACCAATTATGCTGTTTACGGTGATCTTAGTAAGAATAAAATTAGGTACCCCTACACTGTTTATACAAAGACGCCCAGGGTTATTTGGTAAACCATTCTATCTTTATAAATTTAGAACGATGACGGATGAACGTGATTCAAAAGGATATCTTTTGCCTGATTCAATAAGATTGACTGCTGTCGGTAAATTCTTAAGAAAATTTAGCTTAGATGAATTACCACAACTTATCAATGTTCTTAAAGGTGACCTAAGCCTTGTTGGACCAAGGCCGTTACTAATGGAGTATCTTCCTTTATATACTCCTGAGCAAGCAACACGGCATAATGTTCGCCCAGGTATCACAGGATGGGCCCAAGTTAATGGGAGAAATGAGATCTCATGGGAAGAAAAGTTTGCGTTTGATGTTTGGTATGTAAACCATCGATCATTATTACTAGACTTTAAAATTTTATGGTTAACGGTATTAAAAGTGATTCGATCGGAAGGGATTAATCAACTGGGAAATGCAACTATTGAACCCTTTAAAGGTTCAAAATATTAG
- a CDS encoding glycosyltransferase: MNVGGTEKALLNMISVMSKVKYDIEILMLEKYGGFLNTIPKSVSVRYLDEYKEIKSIINEPPINVVLRYVKQGKLLNAFVLFILFLISMINKERTLLFKYVLRKFPVNGDYDLAVAYAGPMDFISYFVANKINSKKKIQWIHFDVTKIGFNKYFASKIYKMFDRIYVVSKEGKNKLDRLLPTLKDKTEVFLNIIVQENIKKLADEGLGFQDNFDGIRILTVGRLSKEKGQDLTIPVLAKLKQEGLNIRWYCIGEGNERVEYEKAIKKYEVKEDFILLGSNPNPYPFMKQCDIYIQPSRHEGYCITLAEAKCFCNPIISTNFTWCN; the protein is encoded by the coding sequence ATGAATGTTGGTGGAACAGAAAAAGCACTACTAAACATGATATCTGTAATGTCAAAAGTAAAGTATGATATTGAGATATTGATGTTGGAAAAATACGGTGGCTTTCTTAATACGATTCCTAAAAGTGTAAGTGTAAGGTATTTGGATGAGTATAAAGAGATAAAATCAATAATTAATGAGCCACCTATAAATGTTGTATTACGATATGTAAAACAAGGAAAACTCCTGAACGCATTTGTATTATTTATTTTATTTCTTATATCAATGATAAATAAAGAAAGAACACTTTTATTTAAATATGTTTTACGAAAATTTCCAGTAAATGGTGATTATGATTTAGCTGTGGCTTATGCTGGTCCTATGGATTTTATAAGCTATTTTGTCGCTAATAAAATTAATTCTAAAAAGAAAATACAATGGATTCACTTTGATGTTACGAAGATCGGGTTTAACAAATATTTTGCATCTAAAATTTATAAAATGTTTGATCGGATCTACGTTGTCTCGAAAGAAGGCAAAAACAAGTTAGATAGGCTTTTACCCACTTTAAAGGATAAAACAGAAGTGTTTTTGAATATTATTGTCCAAGAAAACATAAAAAAGCTTGCAGATGAAGGATTAGGCTTTCAAGATAATTTTGATGGTATAAGGATCCTTACTGTAGGTAGACTTAGCAAAGAAAAAGGTCAAGATTTAACAATTCCCGTGTTAGCAAAACTAAAGCAGGAGGGATTAAATATTCGATGGTATTGTATTGGAGAGGGTAATGAAAGAGTAGAATATGAAAAAGCTATAAAGAAATACGAAGTTAAGGAAGATTTTATCCTTCTTGGCTCTAATCCTAATCCATATCCATTTATGAAACAATGCGATATATATATACAACCTTCACGTCATGAAGGATATTGTATAACCCTAGCTGAAGCAAAATGCTTTTGCAACCCAATCATCAGTACTAATTTTACCTGGTGCAACTGA
- a CDS encoding glycosyltransferase, which translates to MKKSILFVIDSLECAGAEKSLVTLLSLLDYTRYDVDLMLFGHGGVLQELIPKEVNILSPLKYSKFVSMSLKDALLYSAKNSTYTMLSARTKYTLKLRTKKYSNAQKARLYWESVSKVIEDNPKIYDIAISYAQGVPTFYVAEKVYAKKKFAWVNTSYLLDKKERDFQKNFYDRYNKIVAVSDSAKNILINTFPFYSEKIEVIYDINNPLLIQDMAEFNGGFNDNYEGLRILTIGRLAEGKGYDIALSACKLLIESGYRFKWYALGKGPLEEEIKENIIKDNLFDHFKLLGVKANPYPYIKNADIYVQTSRFEGFGLAIAEARMLNVPVVTTRFDSVYNQMVDGKNGLVVDMNPDAVCEGIKRLINDSTLRENIVQYLKTEKKGNVDEIDKFYQLISYEGD; encoded by the coding sequence ATGAAAAAAAGCATCTTATTTGTCATAGATTCGCTTGAGTGTGCTGGTGCAGAAAAAAGTCTGGTTACTCTTTTATCCTTATTAGATTACACAAGATATGATGTTGATCTTATGTTATTTGGACATGGCGGAGTCTTACAAGAGTTAATACCTAAAGAGGTAAATATTCTTTCACCATTAAAATATTCAAAGTTTGTAAGTATGAGTTTGAAAGATGCCTTACTATATTCAGCAAAGAATTCAACATATACTATGTTATCTGCTAGGACTAAATACACTCTAAAATTAAGAACAAAAAAATATAGCAATGCTCAAAAGGCTAGATTATATTGGGAAAGTGTATCAAAGGTAATTGAGGATAATCCTAAAATATATGATATAGCCATTAGTTATGCGCAGGGAGTACCTACATTTTATGTAGCAGAAAAAGTATATGCAAAAAAAAAATTTGCATGGGTTAATACTAGTTACTTATTAGATAAAAAAGAAAGAGATTTTCAAAAGAACTTTTATGATAGGTACAATAAAATTGTGGCTGTCTCAGATTCAGCAAAAAATATATTAATTAATACTTTTCCATTTTACTCAGAAAAAATAGAAGTAATTTATGATATCAACAATCCATTATTAATACAAGATATGGCTGAATTTAATGGAGGATTTAATGATAATTATGAAGGTTTAAGAATCCTTACTATTGGGAGACTAGCTGAAGGTAAAGGTTATGATATTGCTCTTTCAGCATGTAAATTGTTAATAGAATCTGGATATAGATTTAAATGGTACGCTCTCGGAAAAGGGCCACTTGAAGAAGAAATCAAGGAAAATATAATTAAAGATAATTTATTTGATCATTTCAAGTTGTTAGGTGTAAAGGCTAATCCATATCCGTATATTAAAAATGCAGATATATATGTTCAAACTTCAAGATTTGAGGGATTTGGCCTTGCAATAGCGGAAGCTAGAATGCTCAATGTACCAGTTGTTACTACTCGTTTTGATTCAGTCTATAATCAAATGGTGGATGGTAAAAATGGACTTGTAGTGGATATGAACCCAGATGCAGTTTGTGAGGGTATAAAAAGATTAATAAACGATTCAACATTAAGGGAAAATATTGTGCAATATTTAAAGACAGAAAAAAAAGGAAATGTAGATGAAATTGATAAATTCTATCAACTTATAAGTTATGAAGGTGACTAA
- a CDS encoding glycosyltransferase family 2 protein translates to MNQKVSVIVPIYNVEKYLNRCIKSILNQTYKNLEVILVNDGSLDKSGEIADSYSKMDKRIKVIHKENGGLSDARNAGMKQITGEYTIFVDSDDWLDEKMVEAQINISNQFQADIVQSAFYYAYDDHLLFDNRVYCQDAEPAVLDNCSLMYELVINERIKNFAWGKLYKTSLIKDLPFKKGVLFEDVFWAHHVMHRVNTFVLIHQPLYYYMQRSDSIVATYTPKNLDILKGIRERHFFIEDNYKDLIDESYRGILKTSLIHYNLLLLNRKKDKDGNLRKEIRNYIKTHYKQFKMAAIQDITLSQQLSLFYLHPLLNISYQLLNIILRKLHIKPQPAGMQKIFYKVEN, encoded by the coding sequence TTGAACCAAAAAGTAAGTGTGATTGTTCCAATTTATAATGTTGAAAAATATTTAAATCGATGTATAAAGAGTATTTTAAACCAAACCTATAAAAATCTTGAAGTAATACTAGTAAATGATGGATCGCTTGATAAAAGTGGGGAAATTGCTGACAGCTATTCTAAAATGGATAAAAGAATAAAGGTGATTCATAAAGAAAATGGTGGTTTATCTGATGCTAGAAATGCTGGAATGAAGCAAATAACAGGAGAATACACTATTTTTGTTGATAGTGATGATTGGCTAGACGAAAAGATGGTCGAAGCGCAGATTAATATAAGTAATCAATTTCAAGCTGATATTGTTCAATCAGCTTTTTATTATGCATACGATGACCATCTTCTCTTTGATAACAGGGTTTATTGTCAGGATGCTGAACCTGCTGTTTTGGATAATTGTTCACTTATGTATGAGTTAGTAATAAATGAACGGATTAAAAATTTCGCCTGGGGCAAGCTCTACAAAACAAGTCTAATTAAAGATTTACCTTTTAAAAAAGGTGTATTGTTTGAAGATGTTTTTTGGGCTCATCATGTAATGCATCGAGTGAATACATTTGTCTTAATCCATCAACCTCTATACTACTATATGCAACGTAGTGACAGTATTGTTGCAACCTATACACCAAAGAATTTGGATATCTTAAAAGGTATAAGGGAACGACATTTTTTTATTGAAGATAACTATAAAGATTTAATCGATGAATCTTATAGGGGAATCTTAAAGACTAGTTTGATCCACTACAATTTGTTGTTACTTAATCGTAAGAAAGATAAGGATGGAAATTTAAGAAAAGAAATTAGGAATTATATTAAAACCCATTATAAACAATTTAAAATGGCTGCAATCCAAGACATAACACTAAGTCAACAATTAAGTCTTTTTTATCTACACCCATTATTGAATATTTCTTATCAATTATTAAATATAATCTTAAGAAAGCTACATATTAAACCCCAACCTGCAGGTATGCAAAAAATTTTTTACAAGGTGGAAAATTAA
- the galE gene encoding UDP-glucose 4-epimerase GalE, whose translation MAILITGGAGYIGSHTTVELLEAGYDIIVVDNMSNSKKESLTRVSQITGQRFKFYNIDLLDEGKLEKVFLDNSIDAVVHFAGFKAVGESVKLPLSYYHNNIASSLILFRIMKKYYVKKLVFSSSATVYGIPETVPISEEFPLSALNPYGRTKLMIEEILRDLNASDPSWSIALLRYFNPIGAHGSGLIGEDPQGIPNNLMPYITQVAVGKLKELQVYGNNYPTKDGTGVRDYIHVVDLAKGHLQALKKVFSNIGINAYNLGTGNGYSVLEMVAAFEKASGVKIPYKIVNPRQGDAAICYADPTKAKMDLDWVAEKGIEEMCKDSWRWQSKNPRGYEENNKIISNDNPCCITSEDFLLAEINHELVK comes from the coding sequence TTGGCAATTTTAATAACAGGTGGCGCTGGATATATAGGAAGTCATACAACCGTTGAATTATTAGAAGCTGGCTACGATATTATTGTGGTTGATAATATGAGCAATAGTAAAAAAGAATCATTAACTAGGGTAAGTCAGATTACTGGTCAAAGGTTTAAATTCTATAATATTGATTTATTGGATGAAGGTAAATTAGAGAAGGTATTCTTGGATAATAGTATTGATGCAGTTGTACATTTCGCTGGTTTTAAGGCAGTTGGAGAATCTGTTAAACTCCCTTTATCCTATTATCACAACAATATTGCAAGTTCATTAATACTATTTAGGATTATGAAAAAATATTATGTCAAAAAATTAGTATTTAGTTCATCTGCAACAGTTTATGGAATTCCTGAAACTGTTCCAATTTCTGAAGAATTTCCATTATCAGCCTTAAATCCGTATGGAAGAACCAAATTGATGATTGAGGAAATCCTAAGGGATCTTAATGCGTCTGACCCAAGTTGGAGTATTGCACTATTACGATATTTTAACCCGATTGGTGCACATGGTAGCGGATTAATAGGAGAGGATCCACAAGGAATCCCTAATAACTTAATGCCTTATATTACCCAAGTTGCAGTTGGGAAATTAAAGGAATTACAAGTGTATGGAAATAATTATCCAACCAAAGATGGTACTGGGGTAAGGGACTATATTCATGTAGTTGATCTTGCAAAAGGACATTTGCAGGCACTTAAAAAGGTTTTCAGCAATATTGGCATTAATGCATACAATTTGGGAACTGGGAATGGCTATAGTGTACTGGAAATGGTTGCAGCATTTGAAAAGGCTTCAGGTGTTAAAATTCCATATAAAATAGTGAATCCAAGACAAGGTGATGCAGCGATCTGCTATGCGGATCCAACAAAGGCGAAGATGGATTTAGATTGGGTTGCAGAAAAAGGAATTGAAGAGATGTGTAAGGATTCATGGAGATGGCAATCCAAAAATCCAAGAGGTTATGAAGAAAACAATAAGATAATATCTAATGATAATCCTTGCTGTATTACAAGCGAGGATTTTTTATTAGCAGAAATTAATCATGAGTTGGTGAAATGA